DNA from Macadamia integrifolia cultivar HAES 741 chromosome 12, SCU_Mint_v3, whole genome shotgun sequence:
ATTCATGTACACTTAAGTCTGATGCATCACCAATGGGTCAAGCTAGTGCATGAAAATAATTACTTGGTACAGTGGTTGTTGCAACCTTGGAGTAGGTTATGGGTTCAAGTTTCTGTTTTCACCTTGTGTCATTTGACCCCCTTTTCCCTCCTCAGTCTcacttctctcccctctcttgtAATTGTAGTTAAAGTTGCATCTGTCAATAAGATAGGGTCAGAGGTGTTCAATGCAAACAAGTAAACGAAATCAAACATATAAAATGTAACCAAGACTGAACCCTGCCAATACAAAATCAGTAAGAAACAAtatcaacaaaaaatataaaaaaattactttttcctTGACTAtttacatatatgtatatatggcAAACCAAACTCAAATCCAACTAAATCGATATTGAAGTGATAAGAGAAACCAATAAGAAACCAAGACTGAATCTTTTAAAAACaaccttaatttttttgttgtgcAAGAGCcccctcctcttttttcttttctaaggcCCATAGGTCCCCTCAAGGAGGAGGGAAGTGGTGACTCAAAAGATCCCAAGGGGACCGCTTGGatagggtgaaaaaaaaaaaacctagttcATACATACATAGCTTAgcttttattttcattgataCAAGCATGGCTTTAAGTATAGGTTGTATTGATGTTAGCTGATATCGGTTATTCATATTGTTTCaaaggtaaaacagtaaaaaaaaaaattatacattttacaaaaataagggtaaaaccAACCACTATGTGTCCGGATCATGATTTCAAGTATCGATCCGGGATCGGTAGTATTGGTTGTATCGGATCATCAGCTGAGACCGATCCCCAATTTGATTTCGATCTGGATTGATTATCCGGAtggtttcaggggtaaaataggaaaaaaaaagtactttttataaaatttaagggtaaaatagaccgatactcactgatccCATCTGATCCAGATTGGTATCAGATCAGTATTGGAAgagactgataccgataccaatatcgatatcaataccatcccctaaatccttggtccGAATTGATACTAGATACCGATACCATCCCTAAATCCATAAATGCGAGGATAATTAAGTAAAGATACAGGGTTATATCTGTCAAATAATCAGCCAAAAGCCGATCTTTCCTTGGCTCCAGCAACGCAAAGCTGAGGCCTCCACTATTTTATAATAGTTTGCGTCAGCTTCACGcatttaattaaaattaaaaaaatttaataaaaaaatttgggtaGAGGTTTTGCGTCAGCCTCACGCGTTTAAATAAGTTCCAGACCTACCCCACTTCCTAAAATCCTACGTCCGTATCAAGAAAGGAGTTACGAAGAAGTTTACCCTTTTATTTTAATCCTCTCTTCTCCCGTCCTGTCTCTCACACTTGCTTGCGCTTCTCTCTTCTTCGCTTCCGACTTGGACTTCCAGTTCCGCCTCACGCAGATCGAACAAGCGAGCGATGGCGACGAGCCTTTGGCAAGCCGTGACTGGTGCAGGTCCGATAGCGGAAGAATACGCTGGAGTGGAGTTCTGGTCGAATCCGGAACGCACAGGTTGGCTGACGAAGCAAGGAGAGTATATAAAGACATGGCGTCGCCGCTGGTTTGTGCTGAAACAAGGGAAGCTCTTCTGGTTCAAAGATTCATACGTGACTCGTGCTTCTAAGCCTCGAGGAGTTATTCCTGTTGGTAATTGCCTTACCGTCAAAGGTGCTGAAGATGTCCTTAATAAGCAGTTCGCTTTTGAGCTTTCCACCAGCCGAGAGACTATGTACTTTATTGCTGATTCTGATAAGGAGAAAGAGGAGTGGATCAACTCTATCGGTCGTTCCATCGTTCAACACTCGAGATCTGTTACCGATAATGAAGTCGTCGATTACGATAGCAAGCAATGAAGATCTAAGAATCTGATTTCCATACGACGTCCGTGTTCGATGCTTGTGTACACTATAGGTGCGCCTCGATCTTGAATTTGTATCTTGAACCGTTTCTTTTTTAATCGATGCGAGAGGACGCTGTTGTTAATTTCGAAAATCCGATGTACAGAGCTCTGCTTTGTTttgggttattttttttttttcccctgttaTTCTTCACTCT
Protein-coding regions in this window:
- the LOC122057121 gene encoding pleckstrin homology domain-containing protein 1-like, encoding MATSLWQAVTGAGPIAEEYAGVEFWSNPERTGWLTKQGEYIKTWRRRWFVLKQGKLFWFKDSYVTRASKPRGVIPVGNCLTVKGAEDVLNKQFAFELSTSRETMYFIADSDKEKEEWINSIGRSIVQHSRSVTDNEVVDYDSKQ